A window of the Brassica napus cultivar Da-Ae chromosome C5, Da-Ae, whole genome shotgun sequence genome harbors these coding sequences:
- the LOC106398862 gene encoding 4-coumarate--CoA ligase 2-like translates to MSTREETVTDQKHSSADVISRSKLPDIYIPNHLPLHDYIFQNISKYAAKPCLINGPTGDVYTYADVHATSRKLSAGLRKLGVGQHDDVMILLPNSPEFVFTFLAASFFGAVTTAANPFFTPAEISKQAKASAAKLIVTQSRYVDKVRDLGLLIICTDSSSLIPEGCLSFSELTHSGEEDHDPRVNSVEISPEDVVALHYSSGTTGLPKGVMLSHKGLVTSVAQQVNGENPNLYFCRGWI, encoded by the coding sequence ATGTCCACACGAGAAGAGACGGTCACTGATCAGAAACATAGCAGTGCTGACGTCATTTCCCGATCAAAGTTACCAGACATTTACATCCCAAACCATCTCCCTCTCCATGACTACATCTTCCAAAACATCTCCAAGTACGCCGCAAAGCCTTGCTTGATCAACGGTCCTACCGGCGACGTTTACACATACGCCGACGTGCATGCCACGTCACGCAAACTCTCCGCCGGTCTTCGCAAGCTCGGCGTGGGCCAGCACGACGACGTGATGATCCTCCTCCCGAACTCGCCGGAGTTCGTTTTCACCTTCCTCGCCGCCTCTTTTTTCGGCGCAGTCACCACCGCCGCGAACCCTTTCTTCACCCCAGCGGAGATCTCTAAACAGGCCAAAGCCTCCGCCGCGAAACTCATCGTCACGCAGTCCCGCTACGTCGACAAAGTCAGAGACCTCGGCCTCTTGATCATCTGCACAGACTCCTCCTCCCTCATCCCCGAAGGCTGCCTCAGCTTCTCCGAGTTGACTCACTCCGGAGAAGAAGACCACGACCCCCGAGTTAACTCGGTGGAGATTTCCCCTGAAGACGTCGTGGCGCTACATTACTCCTCAGGCACGACGGGTCTCCCCAAAGGAGTGATGCTAAGTCACAAGGGCCTCGTCACGAGCGTGGCGCAGCAAGTGAACGGAGAGAATCCGAACCTCTACTtctgtagaggatggatttga
- the LOC125587256 gene encoding uncharacterized protein LOC125587256, which yields MIIISVDLIFRDTLDKMGVDLKDMKPSSRTLTGFNGASEKMIGTIRLPVYAGGITRTVKFSVIRAKAPYNAILGTPWLHSMKAVPSTYHQCIKFPGKDGKTQTIRGDQQAARELLIATVKMQQQASLVNSVSKPLNKIYPQKEEVREVAIDESDPTKIIRVGVYLSDDVCLKIISFIKDNASTFAWKTSDMKGIDPAVTSHELHVDPTFKPIRQKRRKLGPERSKAVNEEVDRLLEAGFITEVRYPEWLANPVVVKKKNGIEANPKQISAILDLPSPKNSREVQRLTGRIAALNRFISRSTDKCLPFYELLRGNKRFVWDEKCEEAFNQLKHYLTTPPVLSKPEAGDTLSLYIAVTSSAVSSVLIREDRGEQKPIFYTSKRMTEPETRYPTLEKMALAVVTSARKLRPYFQSHTIEVLSNQPLRTVMQNTNQSGRLTKWAMELSEHDIVYKNRTAAKSQVLADFLIELTPELEQDLILPSLNWILHVDGSSTSKGSGAGVQLQSPTGELIRQSFGFGFAASNNEAEYESLIAGLRLAKAVKAKRISAYCDSQLVVSQYLGDYDVRNERMDAYLKLVPRGENVCADALAALGSKLHDQVKRTIPIHKIEKPSIDTKAEQTAIAAAISEAMDIDEAEPPSQDDQPTDWRKELIDYLAEGLLPTEKWDARRLKRRSAHYVVMDGELHRWTATKVLLKCISGEETRLVMAETHEGAAGNHSGGRALALKVKNLGFYWPTMNADCEKYVRKCDKCQRHAPTLHSPTQLLHTLTAPYPFMRWGMDIIGPMPASRQKKFILVLTDYFTKWVEAEAYANITDKEVQNFVWKNIICRHGLPYEIITDNGSQFISHHFKGFCDRWRIRLNMSTPRNPQSNGQAESTNKTIIDGLKKRLDLKKGCWADELDGVLWSHRTTPRGATKATPFSMAYGVEAMAPAEVNVTSLRRSRMPQNVELNRDMLLDALDDIEEKRDQALLRIQNYQHQIESYYNQKKGLRKY from the exons ATGATCATCATCTCAGTCGATCTCATCTTTCGCGACACACTCGACAAAATGGGAGTTGATTTAAAAGATATGAAGCCTTCCTCTCGCACGCTCACCGGCTTCAACGGAGCCTCGGAGAAAATGATCGGGACAATTCGCCTTCCAGTTTACGCAGGTGGTATAACCCGCACcgtcaagttctccgtcatccGCGCCAAAGCACCCTATAATGCCATACTCGGAACACCATGGCTGCATTCCATGAAAGCCGTCCCTTCGACTTATCATCAATGCATCAAGTTTCCCGGAAAAGATGGCAAAACTCAGACGATTCGAGGCGATCAACAAGCCGCAAGAGAACTATTGATCGCAACTGTAAAGATGCAGCAGCAAGCTTCCCTTGTCAACTCCGTCAGTAAACCACTCAACAAGATATACCCTCAGAAGGAGGAAGTTCGCGAAGTCGCAATTGATGAATCCGACCCGACGAAAATCATCCGAGTTGGCGTCTACCTGTCCGACGACGTATGTTTAaagatcatctctttcatcaaagACAACGCCTCGACGTTCGCCTGGAAGACTTCCGACATGAAGGGGATCGACCCCGCAGTTACCTCTCATGAACTGCACGTCGATCCGACGTTCAAACCCATCCGACAGAAGCGACGAAAACTCGGTCCAGAACGATCTAAAGCCGTAAACGAAGAAGTCGACAGGCTCCTCGAGGCGGGTTTCATAACCGAAGTCCGATACCCCGAATGGTTGGCTAACCCGGTtgtcgtcaaaaagaaaaacg GAATCGAGGCTAACCCCAAGCAGATCTCGGCGATCCTCGATCTTCCAAGCCCAAAGAACAGCCGCGAAGTACAGCGACTAACCGGACGGATAGCAGCTCTCAACAGGTTCATCTCGCGATCAACCGATAAGTGTCTTCCCTTCTACGAGCTACTAAGGGGCAACAAGAGGTTCGTCTGGGACGAGAAATGCGAAGAGGCGTTCAATCAACTAAAGCACTACCTCACAACCCCCCCAGTACTATCAAAGCCAGAAGCCGGCGACACATTGTCTCTCTACATAGCCGTCACATCCTCCGCTGTCAGCAGCGTGCTCATTCGAGAAGATCGGGGAGAACagaaaccaatcttttacacaagtaaaagaatgaccGAGCCGGAGACGAGATACCCAACACTCGAAAAGATGGCCTTAGCTGTCGTCACCTCGGCCAGGAAACTGCGACCCTACTTTCAGTCGCACACGATTGAAGTGCTCTCCAACCAACCACTCCGAACGGTTATGCAGAATACCAACCAGTCAGGACGATTGACTAAATGGGCGATGGAGCTGAGCGAACACGACATCGTGTACAAGAATCGCACAGCAGCAAAGTCACAGGTCCTTGCAGACTTCTTGATCGAGTTAACACCAGAGCTGGAGCAAGACCTCATCCTACCAAGTTTGAACTGGATCCTCCACGTTGACGGTTCATCCACGAGTAAAGGGTCGGGGGCAGGAGTGCAACTGCAATCACCAACAGGAGAACTCATCCGGCAGTCATTCGGTTTTGGTTTTGCGGCgtcaaacaacgaagctgagTACGAGTCCCTCATCGCAGGGCTCCGTCTCGCCAAGGCAGTAAAGGCCAAAAGGATcagcgcttactgcgactctcaaCTTGTTGTAAGCCAGTACCTCGGCGATTACGACGTCCGCAACGAAAggatggacgcctacctcaaactc gttcctCGCGGAGAAAATGTCTGTGCCGACGCCCTCGCTGCTCTAGGAAGCAAGCTACACGATCAAGTCAAGAGGACAATCCCAATCCATAAAATCGAGAAACCGAGCATCGACACGAAGGCGGAACAGACTGCAATCGCAGCAGCGATTAGCGAAGCAATGGACATCGACGAAGCAGAACCTCCTTCGCAGGACGATCAGCCAACAGATTGGCGCAAGGAACTCATCGATTATCTCGCTGAAGGTTTAttgcccaccgagaaatgggaCGCGCGGCGACTGAAGCGACGTAGTGCACACTACGTTGTCATGGACGGGGAACTACACCGATGGACCGCGACGAAGGTGCTACTCAAATGTATCTCCGGCGAAGAAACGAGACTAGTCATGGCCGAAACACATGAAGGAGCAGCAGGCAATCACTCGGGCGGACGAGCTCTTGCATTAAAAGTGAAGAATCTGGGATTCTACTGGCCAACCATGAACGCCGACTGCGAGAAATACGTGCGCAAGTGCGACAAATGCCAGCGTCATGCTCCCACCTTACACAGCCCAACGCAGCTCCTTCATACCCTAACTGCTCCATACCCAttcatgcgatggggaatggacatcatCGGTCCAATGCCGGCATCTCGCCAAAAGAAGTTCATCCTGGTCCTCACAGACTACTTCACCAAGTGGGTCGAAGCCGAAGCCTATGCCAACATCACCGACAAGGAGGTGCAAAACTTCGTCTGGAAGAACATAATCTGCCGACACGGGCTCCCATACGAGATCATAACAGACAACGGTTCGCAATTCATCTCGCATCATTTCAAGGGATTCTGCGACAGATGGCGCATTCGACTCAACATGTCGACCCCGAGAAACCCGCAGAGTAACGGCCAAGCTGAGTCGacgaacaagaccatcatcgacGGTCTGAAGAAACGACTCGACTTAAAGAAGGGTTGCTGGGCGGATGAACTAGATGGTGTCCTGTGGTCCCACAGAACAACTCCTCGCGGAGCGACGAAGGCCACGCCCTTCTCAATGGCCTACGGCGTCGAGGCAATGGCTCCCGCAGAAGTGAATGTGACGAGTTTGCGCCGATCACGAATGCCACAAAACGTCGAACTCAACCGTGACATGCTGCTCGACGCACTCGACGACATCGAGGAAAAGCGCGACCAAGCACTGCTCCGTATCCAAAATTACCAGCATCAAATCGAGAGCTACTACAACCAAAAG aaaggtcttcgaaaatactaa